A single genomic interval of Streptomyces sp. BA2 harbors:
- a CDS encoding SGNH/GDSL hydrolase family protein: MRNRRHRSRAAVAAATAVLLGATALTACDASGGNSPAPNGPSARDKPSPKPTPTWDTNPDSLAAIGDSITRGFDACSVLADCPEASWATGTDSEVRSLATRLFGKERAAEHSWNYAKTGARMADLPGQMEQATLKRPELVTVMAGANDACRPSVDSMTPVAEFRADFEEAMRTLRRELPKTQVYVTSVPDLKRLWSQGRTNALGKQIWKLGICASMLADPDARDAAATERRDTVQNRVVAYNDVLKEVCAKDLRCRYDGGAVFEYRFDGDQLSHWDWFHPSKDGQSRLAELAYRQVKSKNAVDPGA; this comes from the coding sequence ATGCGGAACCGAAGGCACCGCTCACGTGCCGCCGTCGCCGCCGCGACGGCGGTTCTTCTCGGCGCCACCGCGCTCACGGCGTGCGACGCCTCAGGCGGCAACTCCCCCGCACCCAACGGGCCGTCCGCGCGCGACAAGCCGTCCCCCAAGCCCACCCCGACCTGGGACACGAATCCGGACTCCCTGGCGGCCATCGGCGACTCCATCACCCGCGGCTTCGACGCCTGCTCGGTGCTCGCCGACTGCCCCGAGGCGTCCTGGGCGACCGGCACGGACTCCGAGGTGCGCAGCCTCGCCACACGCCTCTTCGGCAAGGAGCGGGCCGCCGAGCACAGCTGGAACTACGCGAAGACCGGCGCCCGCATGGCGGATCTGCCCGGGCAGATGGAGCAGGCCACGCTCAAGCGCCCCGAGCTGGTCACGGTGATGGCGGGCGCGAACGACGCGTGCCGTCCCTCGGTGGATTCCATGACGCCGGTCGCCGAGTTCCGCGCGGACTTCGAGGAGGCGATGCGCACGCTGCGGCGCGAGCTCCCCAAGACCCAGGTGTACGTGACGTCCGTACCGGATCTGAAGCGGCTCTGGTCCCAGGGGCGCACCAACGCGCTCGGCAAGCAGATCTGGAAGCTGGGCATCTGCGCCTCGATGCTGGCCGACCCGGACGCGCGGGACGCGGCGGCGACGGAGCGGCGGGACACCGTGCAGAACCGCGTGGTGGCGTACAACGACGTGCTCAAGGAGGTGTGCGCGAAGGATCTGCGCTGCCGGTACGACGGCGGGGCGGTCTTCGAGTACCGCTTCGACGGCGACCAGTTGAGCCACTGGGACTGGTTCCACCCCAGCAAAGACGGCCAGTCGCGGCTCGCCGAGCTTGCCTACCGCCAGGTGAAGTCCAAGAATGCCGTGGATCCCGGGGCCTGA